The following coding sequences are from one Planctomycetaceae bacterium window:
- a CDS encoding glycosyltransferase: MSAKRIFVVEDLKEFAGKFLASGLRATVKGFIRLGHDVYRFDYGGAFWQIAPLMSKLLSRKWCKHKVDELLVRQLKVYKPDIVYISFANFVDTDTIALIRQTVPNAFLFGFDGDPWPLLHENRVEIGSKLDLMLATNDGKWLDEYRSTGVKAAFMPNPCDPDFEYRYKVDDKWKTDILFTGQLKQFRKYPTDPTRHQLVSKLAEMKNCTFYGCLGRPKIDGFNYFYAISGAKIALSVNAVNDVRMCHSDRPTHYLACGTFVLAKRVPDSDLLFKDGVHIKYFDTTDEFFELADWYLKHEDQRLKIADAGMARVHSEFNGTKIAQYMLDTIEKGSYKSPWTTSL; encoded by the coding sequence ATGTCGGCAAAACGTATTTTCGTTGTAGAAGATTTGAAAGAATTCGCCGGTAAGTTTTTAGCGAGCGGTCTTCGTGCGACAGTAAAAGGTTTTATAAGGCTTGGACACGATGTGTACAGGTTTGATTACGGCGGGGCGTTTTGGCAGATTGCTCCTTTGATGAGTAAATTATTAAGCCGAAAATGGTGTAAGCATAAAGTCGATGAGCTTTTAGTCAGACAGTTGAAAGTATATAAGCCTGACATTGTTTACATCTCCTTTGCTAATTTTGTTGATACAGACACAATAGCATTAATCAGACAGACAGTCCCGAACGCGTTTTTGTTCGGATTTGATGGGGATCCATGGCCGCTGTTGCATGAAAATCGTGTTGAAATTGGGTCGAAGCTCGATCTTATGTTAGCGACCAACGATGGTAAGTGGCTTGATGAGTACAGAAGTACAGGTGTTAAAGCTGCGTTTATGCCGAATCCATGCGATCCTGATTTCGAATACAGATATAAAGTTGATGATAAATGGAAAACAGACATACTATTCACCGGTCAACTCAAACAATTTCGCAAATATCCGACGGACCCTACAAGGCATCAGTTAGTCAGCAAACTGGCGGAGATGAAAAATTGTACGTTTTACGGGTGTCTTGGCCGACCCAAAATCGACGGGTTTAATTATTTTTATGCAATCAGCGGCGCTAAAATAGCATTAAGCGTAAATGCAGTTAATGATGTCAGAATGTGTCATTCCGATCGACCGACTCATTATCTGGCGTGCGGGACGTTTGTGCTGGCTAAACGTGTGCCGGATTCAGATTTGCTTTTCAAAGACGGCGTACATATAAAATATTTCGATACCACAGATGAATTTTTCGAACTTGCGGACTGGTATCTAAAGCACGAAGACCAAAGGCTGAAAATAGCCGATGCGGGTATGGCTCGTGTTCATTCGGAATTCAACGGGACGAAAATTGCACAGTATATGCTCGATACAATTGAAAAAGGCAGCTATAAATCGCCGTGGACTACATCGTTATAA